Proteins encoded within one genomic window of Pseudomonas cannabina:
- a CDS encoding aldolase: MIDENALRQEICDVGRLLYGRGYTVGSAGNISARLDDGWLITPTDACLGRMDPADIAKVNLAGEWVSGSKPSKTLALHREVYDRNPQVGGVVHTHSTHLVALTLAGVWCEDDILPPLTPYQVMKVGHIPLIAYERPGSPKVAERVAELANSVRGVMLERLGPVVWESSVAKACYALEELEETARLWLMTDPKPEPLDPVALEELRQVFGAKW, translated from the coding sequence ATGATCGATGAAAACGCTCTGCGTCAGGAAATCTGCGACGTCGGCAGGCTGTTGTATGGCCGTGGCTACACGGTCGGCAGCGCCGGCAACATCAGCGCGCGTCTCGACGACGGCTGGCTGATCACGCCGACCGACGCCTGCCTGGGCCGCATGGACCCGGCGGACATCGCCAAGGTCAATCTGGCCGGCGAATGGGTCTCGGGCAGCAAACCCTCCAAAACCCTGGCGCTGCACCGCGAAGTCTACGACCGCAACCCGCAGGTCGGCGGCGTGGTGCACACCCACTCGACCCATCTGGTGGCCCTGACCCTCGCGGGCGTCTGGTGTGAAGATGACATTCTGCCGCCGCTGACGCCGTATCAAGTCATGAAGGTCGGACACATCCCGCTGATCGCTTACGAGCGGCCCGGCTCACCGAAAGTTGCCGAGCGCGTGGCCGAGCTGGCCAATAGCGTGCGCGGCGTGATGCTCGAACGGCTTGGCCCGGTGGTCTGGGAAAGCTCGGTGGCCAAGGCCTGCTACGCCCTCGAAGAGCTGGAAGAAACCGCTCGTTTATGGCTGATGACCGACCCCAAACCCGAGCCGCTCGACCCGGTGGCGCTTGAAGAACTGCGTCAGGTGTTCGGCGCGAAATGGTAG